A region of the Aggregicoccus sp. 17bor-14 genome:
CACTGCGCGCGCACAGCGCGCTGCGTCACGCAAGCGCTCGCGCGTTGGCTCAGCGAGCGAGCGAGAAGTGGGGCACGGAGACGATGCCGTCCAGCAGGGGGACGGGGCGGCCCGAGTGGTCCGTGGCGAGGTGCACCACGGTGGCCCCGGGGAAGGTGCGCCGGTAGTCGTTCGCGTGGGTGGGCTCGTTGTCGAAGGCGGCCACGAGCTCGCCCAGGCGCCGCAGCTGGGCGTGCGCCTCGCGCTTGAAGGCGTCGTCGTCCTCGGCGAGCGTGGGCTTCATGATGAGGCTCACGCGGCCGCCGTCCGGCAGCGCCATCCCGGCGCGGCGCATGGCGGCCACGGTGCCCTCGCGCATCTCCTCGTGGCGGCCGGTCACGTACGCGAGCTGGGCGCCGGTGGCGACGACGGCGTGGGTGAAGGCGCTCGCGCCCGGGATGGGCTCGTCGTCCGCGCAGTACTCGCTGGTGAAGAAGCGCTCCTGCCAGAAGCGCTTCGCGGCCTCGTAGTGCTGCTCGAGCTCGGCCTCCCCGAGGCCGCAGTTGCGCATGGCCGAGCGCATGTCCCAGCCGCTCGTCCAGTGGTGCGTGCCGCAGGCCGCGAGCGGAGGGACGCGCGCGTGCTGGCCGAACTCGCGCAGGATGCGCGCCTGGCGCGGCAGGTTGTCGAAGAGGGTGGAGTCCAGGTCGAAGGCGAGCACGGCGCGCGCGCCCAGGCTGCGAGCGCGCTCGAGGATCTGCTCGAGCGAGCGCTGCCAGCCCGGCTGGACGCGGTGCGCGTGGTTCTGGTGCGGGTTCTCGTTCGCGGGGGAGGCCATGGCGGGCGCCACCCTACCCTGTTCCGGCCCGCATGCAGCGCTCAGGCAGCCGAGCGCTGTGGCTCCCCCTGTGCGGGTGGCTCGGGGGTGAGCCGCTGCAGGCGGGCGATGCCGTTGCGGTCCAGCACCAGGCGCACCAGCGAGAGGCTCACGCGCGGGGTGCCCGACTCGCGCGGGCCGCTCACGGTGCAGCGCAGCACCAGGTCCACCTGGTAGCGCTTGGCGCCGCGCACGTGGCCCACGCTGAAGTCCTCCATGTCCACGTACTCGAGCGCGTACTCGGGCTCGTCCATGTCGCGCAGGAAGCGCTCCACGCTCAGGCGGATGATGTCCGTGACGCCCGCGCGCCCGTGCAGCGTGCGGGGCAAGAGCTCCGCCTGCAGGACGATCTTCTTCGCGTAGCGGATGACGGTCTCGGTGAGCTCGCCCTGGGACACGGTGGCGAAGTCGTCGCGCCGGCGCAGCGCCTGCACGTCCGCGGGCACGCGCGCCGCGCGCCCGTAGTCCACGCGCTCCTCGCAGGTGCCCAGGTGGCGCTGGGTCACCGGGTCCACGATCTGCATCGTGCGATCGTAGAGGTGCGTGCGCGCGGCCTGGCTGAAGATGCGCCGCAGCCCCTCCTTGATGCGGTCCTTCATCATGTAGCCCACGACCACGATGAGGAAGAAGTTGAGGCTCACCTGGCTGAAGCGCGCCTGGGCCCAGAACGCCACCGCGGTGGCGAAGGTCATGGCGAGCCCCGCCGCGAAGGCGAAGAGCACCTCCTCCACGCCCTGGCGCTTCTGCTTCCTTCGCGCCGAGAGGAAGAGGATGTTCATGCAGAACTTCTTCAGGAACCCGAGGCGGTGCATGTACTCCTCGTTGTCCCCGCCCGGCACCAGCACGCTCTTGAGCCCGTGCTGCTTGCGGTACGCCTCCTCCTGGAGCACGTCCGCCATCAGCCCCTTGCGCGCGGCGAGGTAGCCGCCCGAGCGCGGCAGCCCCTCCATGTCCGCCACCGCGCGCCGGAAGCACTGCTCCACCGAGAGGCTGAGGTACTCGTCCACGAGCCGCAGGGAGGCGCGCGTCTTCTCCTGCAGCACGGGCGTCTGGGCGAGCCGCGCCCAGGTGCGGTAGCGCTCGAGCACCTGCGCCATGGCGGTGCGCGCGCCCTCCACCCGCGCCTCCAGCGCGCTCGCGTCCGGCACGGCGTTGGCCGCGCACCCCTGCTCCACGCCCTGCGCGAAGCGGCGCAGCGCGCCGCGCACCACGCAGGAGAGCAGCTTCGCGTGGTAGACGAGCTCGGGCTCGCCGCGCGCCGTCCCCACGCCCGGCGCGAGGCTCGCCTCCAGGTGCAGCAGCGGGCTCTGCGGCTCGCTCAAGAGCTCCTGCAGCGACATCACCGGGGTCTTGAAGCGTACGTAGTTGTGGATGCCCGCGTAGAAGTCCGCGCGCGGGTAGGTCTCCTCGTCCACGTTGAGGCTCGCGGGGAGGAAGAGGAAGGCCTCCACCAGGTAGCGCGCCGTGCCCTCGGCGCAGCTGGGCTCGTACTCGAGCTTGAGCTCCAGCTGCTTGCGGTCGTGGATGTCGAGCCGGTTGGAGAGCCGCGGAATGGAGGAGGACTGCGTCACGAGCGTGAGCTTATGTCACGCGTGCGTGACGCGCATCCGGTCCGTGGGACCAGGGAGCGCCCTACCCGTCCGTGCCGGTGCCGCGGGGACTCGCGCCCGGGGTGGGCAGGGACACCGCCGCAGCCCCCCCGGCCGAAGACGGCGCCTGGTGCGAGCGGGGCCGCGCGTTCCACAGGGTGAGCATCAGCACGCCGCCGAGCACGGAGAAGCCGATCATGCTCGGGCCCCACACGCCCCAGCCGAACGCATCCAGCAGCGCGCCCATGCCGCTGCCCACCACCGCGCCGCCCACGTACTGCATGCCATCGAACATGCCGGCCGCGGTGGCGGCGGCCTTCTTGCCGCCGAAGTCCATGGACGCGGTCCCCGAGAGCATGGAGTGCACGATGCTGATCGCGAACGAGTTGAGCACGAAGGCGCAGATGACGAGCGTGAGGCTGGGGGCGCGCCAGACGACGGCGAGGCAGAGCACCTGGAGCACGTAGCCGAGGAAGGCCACCGGGGGCCGGCGCGCCTTGAACAGCTTGTCCGAGAGGAAGCCCGCGGCGAAGGCGCCCAGGATGCCGGCGAGCACCACGCCGGTCGCCCCGTTCTTGAAGATGGCGCTGTCCAGCTTCAGGTGCTGCGCCTCCGTCATGTAGCGCGGGAACCACTGCTCGAAGCCGTGGCGCACCACGCCGGTGCAGAACTCGGCCGCGGCGATGGTGAGCGTCACCGGGTTGGTGAAGACCACGCGCGCCACGTACTTGAGGTCCACCTTGCCGGTGTAGCCGCTCGAGGCGTCCGCCGTGTCCAGCGGGGGCAGCCCCGCCTCGTCCGGCGCGTCGCGCACGAAGAGGAAGGTGGCGCCGGCGAGCAGCGCCATGATCGCGGCGGGCACGAAGAACACCCACTGCCAGGGCAGCGCGAGCACCAGCAACGGCCCGATGAAGTACACGAGCGCGCGGCCGCTCTGGATCATGGAGCCGAAGATGGCGCTGAACACGCCGCGCTCGGCCACGTGGAACCAGCCCGCGTTCACCTTGATGAGGGCGAGCGCCGAGTACGACTGGAAGTACATGTTCAGGCCCCAGGCCGTGGCCAGGTAGCCGAGCAGCAGGGGCCCCGTGCCCAGGAAGCCGAGGTAGGCGCCCAGGCCGAACGCGATGTTGAACACCACCGCGCCGCTCGCCCCGAGCAGCATCGCGCGCCGGCCGCCGATGCGGTCCGCCACCGGGCCGTTGAAGAGGGCCGAGAAGCCGTAGATCAACGTCGCCACGCTGATGATGGTGCCGACCTGCGTCTTGCTCCAGCCGTAGGTCTCGCTCAGGCGCGCGTTGGCGAAGGAGAAGTTGTAGCGGCCCATGTACATGGCCGCGTAGGTGCACCCGAGCGTGAACCAGTTCTGGCCGCGGCGCATGCGGAAGGCGCGCGTGTGCTGGGGAGCAGGAGAGGACGAGGACGAGGCGCCGTGCATGGGGGCCGGCACTCTTTCCTACCGCCCCCCGGCCCGTCAACGCAGGGGTCCCGGCCGCCCGCCCGCCCCTACGGCGCGCGGGCCGCGGCCCCCTCGAGCGCGACCAGCCGGGTGAGGGCGAGCTCCGTCTTCGCGTCCGGCACCTCGCCCGCGCGGCACGCGGCGAGCAGCTCCGGCAGGGGCCGCCAGCGCAGCTCCCCGCCCTCCTCCAGCGGCGAGCCGTCCCCGGGCGGAGGCGCGCCCTCGAGCCCCGTCACGTCCACGGCCGCGAGGAAGATCTTCTCCGAGAGGATGCCCGGGGCGACGAAGAAGGGTGCGCCCAGCAGCTGCACCGCCTCGGGCGCGACGCGGTAGCCCCCCTCCTCCCACACCTCCGCCGCGGCGCGCGCGCGCACCCCGGCCTCGCCCCGGTCCTCGGGCTCGAGCAGCCCGGCCACGATCTCCTCCACCCGCAGGTAGGGCGCGGGGTCCGCGACGGCCGGCGTCTTGTCGCGCCGGAAGTAGGCCGCGGGGCGCAGGTTCATGCGCGTGAGCACCTCGCGCGCGCCGCCCGCGCCGCGCCGGTGCACCAGCACCGCCACCGCGTCCAGCCGCGGCCGGTCCACCACGTCCACCCGGTACACCTTCGAGTGCGTGCCGTCCGCGCGCACGTTGTGGCAGCGCAGCCGGCGCACCTGCAGGAAGCCCTCGTCGCAGCGCGCGCTCGCCGAGAAGTCCTCGATCACCTCGATTTCGACGACGGGCGAGGACACGGGTGAGGCCGTGGGGGGAAAGGTGGGAGTCATGGTGCGCTCCATAGTCCAGGCGGGCGTGCTCGGCCCGTTGCTTGAACGGCGCTAGCGAATCCCGTACCTTGCGCCGCCCTGTAATTGTCAGTTCACACCACTCCCCGGACAATCTCCTCGATGCGTCGCGCCCTCGCTGGCCTCGTCGGCCTCCTTTGCGCCCTCGGCAGTGCCTCGTGCATGCCGGTCCTGGACGGACAGGATACGAACCTTGCCGGCCAGGACGTGCGGCTGACCCTGCTCCACACGTCGGACATCCACTCGCGCCTGATCCCGTACGACTTCGCTCCGCTGAAGACGGACACGGACCTGGGCATCATCCCCGAGGCGGGCCCCTTCGGCGGCGCCACGCGCATCGCCGCGCTGCTCAAGCGCGAGCGCGCGAAGAGCAGCCGCGTGCTGCACCTGGACTCCGGTGACTGCTTCCAGGGCGCGCCCATCTTCAACCTGAACTCGGGCGAGGCGGAGTTCCGCTTCCTCTCCCAGGTGGGCCTCAACAGCGCGGTCGTGGGCAACCACGAGTTCGACGCCGGCGCCCTCAACTTCTCCAACAAGGCGCGCGACTTCGCGACCTTCCCCCTGCTCGCGGCGAACTACCAGTGGGAGGACCCGCGCGAGCCCGGCAGCAACCAGACCGCCTACCGCACCGAGCCCTACACCATCCACAACGTGCAGGGCCTGAAGGTGGCCGTCATCGGCATGGCCAACATCAGCTCGCTCAACTCGCTGGTGGAGGGCGGCAACAGCATGCAGGCCACCCCGCTCGAGCAGAACGAGATCGCGCGCGCCTACGTGGACCTGCTGCGCCCGGTGGTGGACCTGGTGGTGATCGTGAGCCACCTGGGCCTCACCGAGGACCAGGATCTCATCCAGGGCTACACCGCCTACTACGAGTGGAGCCGCGCCAAGGAGTTCGTGCAGCGCAAGAACCAGCCCTGGACGGTGCTCGAGCGCACCGGCGACGAGAGCGACCCCAAGAGCGTGGTGAAGGTGCGCATCCCGGGCGTGGTGGGCATCGACGTGGTGCTGGGCGGCCACCTGCACGTGGTGCTCAACCCGCCGCAGACGGTGACGGACCCCTCGGGCCGCAAGGTGGTGCTCAGCCACTCCGGCGCGTTCGCCAAGTACGTGGGCCGCCTGGACCTGATGGTGCACGTGCCCTCCGCGGAGGAGGTGGCGGCCAACGGCAACCTCAACGGCGCCGAGGTCGTGAGCCACGACTACAGGGTGCTGCCGGTGGACGGGCTCTGGTGCGACGACGCCATGCGCAAGTACTACCAGGACGTGGCGCGCTTCTGGGCCCCCGGTGAGTTCCTCGCCAACGCGGACGTGCGCCGCGCCATGGCGGCCTGCGGCAACCAGGAGGACCGCCTCACCACCGAGCTGCTGCAGCCCTACATCCTCGGCATGGACTACGGCCTGCAGCTCACCAGCATCTTCGCCTACGCGCCCAAGGACGTGACCCGCCGCAACAACAACGCGGGCGGCGACTCGCCGCTGGGCAACCTCACCGCGGACTCGATGCGCAAGCGGCGCAACGTGGACGTGGAGATGGCGCTGACCAACACCCTGGGCATCCGCGACAACCTCTACGCGGGCGTGATCACCCAGGAGTCCATGTTCAACGTGTTCCCCTTCGAGAACACCATCAACCGCATGTACCTCTCCGGCACCGAGGTGCAGGAGATGCTGGACTTCGTCGCCGAGCGCTCCGCCTCGCGCGGCTGCGCGGCCCAGGCGCAGATCTCCGGCGCGCGCTTCACCATGGACTGCGTGCAGGTGCAGCTCAACGACCTGCGCTTCCCCTGTGACCCGCAGCAGGGCGGCGCGAACATGTGCCCGGGCACGGCCGCCGAGCGCGAGGGGCACAACCCCTGGCAGTGCCTCGAGAGCGACCTCAACGGCTACCGCTGCTACGCGAACCCCGCCTACGACATCTCCATCAACGGCAAGGCGCTGGACAAGCACACCACCTACGCGGTCGCGGTGAACGACTACATCG
Encoded here:
- a CDS encoding MFS transporter; this translates as MHGASSSSSPAPQHTRAFRMRRGQNWFTLGCTYAAMYMGRYNFSFANARLSETYGWSKTQVGTIISVATLIYGFSALFNGPVADRIGGRRAMLLGASGAVVFNIAFGLGAYLGFLGTGPLLLGYLATAWGLNMYFQSYSALALIKVNAGWFHVAERGVFSAIFGSMIQSGRALVYFIGPLLVLALPWQWVFFVPAAIMALLAGATFLFVRDAPDEAGLPPLDTADASSGYTGKVDLKYVARVVFTNPVTLTIAAAEFCTGVVRHGFEQWFPRYMTEAQHLKLDSAIFKNGATGVVLAGILGAFAAGFLSDKLFKARRPPVAFLGYVLQVLCLAVVWRAPSLTLVICAFVLNSFAISIVHSMLSGTASMDFGGKKAAATAAGMFDGMQYVGGAVVGSGMGALLDAFGWGVWGPSMIGFSVLGGVLMLTLWNARPRSHQAPSSAGGAAAVSLPTPGASPRGTGTDG
- a CDS encoding NUDIX hydrolase; the encoded protein is MTPTFPPTASPVSSPVVEIEVIEDFSASARCDEGFLQVRRLRCHNVRADGTHSKVYRVDVVDRPRLDAVAVLVHRRGAGGAREVLTRMNLRPAAYFRRDKTPAVADPAPYLRVEEIVAGLLEPEDRGEAGVRARAAAEVWEEGGYRVAPEAVQLLGAPFFVAPGILSEKIFLAAVDVTGLEGAPPPGDGSPLEEGGELRWRPLPELLAACRAGEVPDAKTELALTRLVALEGAAARAP
- a CDS encoding HAD family hydrolase; translation: MASPANENPHQNHAHRVQPGWQRSLEQILERARSLGARAVLAFDLDSTLFDNLPRQARILREFGQHARVPPLAACGTHHWTSGWDMRSAMRNCGLGEAELEQHYEAAKRFWQERFFTSEYCADDEPIPGASAFTHAVVATGAQLAYVTGRHEEMREGTVAAMRRAGMALPDGGRVSLIMKPTLAEDDDAFKREAHAQLRRLGELVAAFDNEPTHANDYRRTFPGATVVHLATDHSGRPVPLLDGIVSVPHFSLAR
- a CDS encoding bifunctional UDP-sugar hydrolase/5'-nucleotidase, whose translation is MPVLDGQDTNLAGQDVRLTLLHTSDIHSRLIPYDFAPLKTDTDLGIIPEAGPFGGATRIAALLKRERAKSSRVLHLDSGDCFQGAPIFNLNSGEAEFRFLSQVGLNSAVVGNHEFDAGALNFSNKARDFATFPLLAANYQWEDPREPGSNQTAYRTEPYTIHNVQGLKVAVIGMANISSLNSLVEGGNSMQATPLEQNEIARAYVDLLRPVVDLVVIVSHLGLTEDQDLIQGYTAYYEWSRAKEFVQRKNQPWTVLERTGDESDPKSVVKVRIPGVVGIDVVLGGHLHVVLNPPQTVTDPSGRKVVLSHSGAFAKYVGRLDLMVHVPSAEEVAANGNLNGAEVVSHDYRVLPVDGLWCDDAMRKYYQDVARFWAPGEFLANADVRRAMAACGNQEDRLTTELLQPYILGMDYGLQLTSIFAYAPKDVTRRNNNAGGDSPLGNLTADSMRKRRNVDVEMALTNTLGIRDNLYAGVITQESMFNVFPFENTINRMYLSGTEVQEMLDFVAERSASRGCAAQAQISGARFTMDCVQVQLNDLRFPCDPQQGGANMCPGTAAEREGHNPWQCLESDLNGYRCYANPAYDISINGKALDKHTTYAVAVNDYIAKGGSGFNVLKRNTTRFETGISLRDSLIGYMQGLCSCDEILAGATTSKTGEYCGVLTNGHYEVDTATIGACQTAKAFKDALSKKVGSCTCGQLLQKGFDPTGCNAEGVATAADAQAQCDVPAGPYTGRCSCKEALTAGEGTESACGFITPQLKQFCQNPTSVAVAPVVEDGRIGRRVK